Proteins encoded in a region of the Dreissena polymorpha isolate Duluth1 chromosome 6, UMN_Dpol_1.0, whole genome shotgun sequence genome:
- the LOC127836552 gene encoding hemicentin-1-like: MCLLVFSYRKMWLKFGLTILTAVTIIVLVKYVTLTPELPQIVVLPNVEISFMRCESSVGRPAPSITWYLDNRTPSDFSDDVNLTGYSRSLSVSDVTTSSLTLTPTSKHNGARIYCNVSNEYGQIMSNRTLQINVLIYPTKPTIMHNTVLLPSSISAIQNSTMTLECHSSGNPEPNVSWTLFNGSTISSSVVLFNVATSKTQEQIVCRATSLLDPTNGSRVTVENTTTTTLNILYPPSSPSCQIGSVTIQSNGIRAVVNKPFTMTCTSRSNPPPSRYIWALPYGTKQTGAQLLIQRMQPSDNNRYTLEVVNEMNATFERDVVYGNFTESYTFELLYPVTNLSIYHRGQSDQHIDSRTISVIGSREVSFRCNAFSNPVPRYVWKLSGAIVANGSYWKTTFVNNTSIVCIATNTLDPTGNEIMDTFSSLNVSIHVLYAPERPKLTFQTCATYSQTNHLKVIRGHSVSGRCTSKSEPGSKFYWTPINTGNGDGFLITNVSRYHIGNYTCIVNTEMNTTFGGNINGTNQSSFYLDVLAPAEALFIGNFTVLLNTTLSVTCPYTPGNPEETRFTWFHSNTSAIGSHQNLSLSNVQLAGEGYYKCRVNNTMDPTGCAAKEGYDETTFFVDVQYPAKISRFYADGSNFASSLTINDSQTVTLLCQADSDPLAKLELVNITKGDERLLMDAHTNTISAHLSNARCEYDMGIYQCKGKNIHNAFQQVRNLEIRITCSPRPSPFSPPIATAYRRRNASAILTFTFVAYPLPSDVSAYVWRKKVDDEWVLLQNNSRFRIRISNDGLQTNLSIFHLENDDFTNYSVRVNNHFGSTEQTFVIRENEQPSVPQQLLVVDAMVTQSSIAVQWTPGFNGGEDQWFVIGYKKAADESWTYINVSSTVTQLNIGDLVAGTKYEVKMYAENIIGKSDDTTVLSATTQPVISDNGSSPSVGAAVGGSVAGTLVAVILAVLWKYRKAFKRKPGEAAHYDDLFNRQADVPSSNTSSEYEAYRVEAQQTNQYETLAETSFHEYPVLSPGGKHDYSVMNRVNQVTDTDRAIVNQENAYVNLSFSET, translated from the exons ATGTGCTTACTTGTGTTCAGCTATCGTAAAATGTGGTTGAAATTTGGACTTACGATATTAACTGCTGTTACCATTATAG TTTTAGTGAAATATGTAACTTTGACACCAGAACTGCCTCAAATAGTCGTCCTGCCAAATGTAGAAATCAGCTTTATGCGCTGTGAATCATCAGTGGGACGTCCAGCACCCAGCATCACGTGGTACCTGGACAACAGAACTCCTTCTGACTTCAGTGATGATGTAAACCTTACTGGGTATAGTAGGAGTTTATCAGTGTCTGATGTGACGACAAGCAGTCTCACATTGACGCCAACCAGTAAACATAATGGTGCAAGGATATACTGTAATGTCTCGAACGAATACGGGCAGATCATGTCCAATAGGACCCTGCAAATCAATGTGCTGA TTTATCCAACTAAACCGACAATAATGCACAACACGGTATTGTTACCATCAAGTATCTCTGCAATACAAAACAGTACTATGACGCTAGAATGTCACTCCTCTGGCAACCCGGAACCGAATGTTTCGTGGACCTTATTTAACGGTTCCACAATTAGCAGTTCGGTCGTTCTATTTAACGTTGCAACAAGTAAAACACAAGAACAGATAGTATGCAGAGCCACCAGTCTTTTGGATCCAACGAATGGATCCAGGGTAACAGTTGAAAATACAACAACGacaactttgaatattttat ATCCTCCGTCTTCTCCGTCCTGTCAAATCGGATCAGTTACAATACAATCAAACGGCATACGGGCTGTCGTCAATAAACCCTTTACAATGACGTGTACAAGCAGAAGCAACCCTCCTCCTTCCCGGTATATATGGGCACTTCCATATGGTACAAAACAGACTGGAGCACAGCTTTTAATTCAACGTATGCAGCCAAGCGATAATAATCGATACACACTTGAAGTGGTAAATGAAATGAATGCAACGTTCGAACGGGATGTCGTTTACGGAAATTTCACAGAGTCGTACACATTTGAACTTTTAT ATCCGGTGACAAATCTGTCTATCTATCATCGTGGACAAAGCGATCAACATATAGACAGTCGAACTATTAGCGTTATTGGAAGTCGTGAGGTCAGTTTCCGATGCAATGCCTTTTCCAATCCGGTTCCGCgttatgtatggaaattgagtggTGCTATAGTTGCAAACGGTTCTTACTGGAAAACCACATTCGTCAACAATACTAGTATTGTTTGTATTGCAACAAATACCCTCGATCCGACTGGGAATGAAATTATGGACACTTTTAGTTCATTGAATGTTTCCATCCATGTTTTGT ATGCTCCTGAGAGGCCAAAGTTAACGTTTCAAACGTGTGCAACGTATTCCCAAACTAATCATCTTAAGGTGATCCGAGGTCATTCCGTCTCGGGCAGATGTACTTCAAAGAGTGAACCGGGTTCCAAGTTTTACTGGACACCTATCAATACTGGAAATGGTGATGGCTTCTTAATCACCAATGTCAGTAGATACCACATCGGCAATTACACGTGCATAGTCAATACTGAAATGAACACAACATTTGGTGGGAATATCAACGGAACAAATCAGTCCAGTTTTTATCTAGATGTCTTAG CACCCGCAGAAGCTCTGTTCATTGGCAATTTTACGGTTTTATTGAACACAACGTTATCAGTCACTTGCCCATACACGCCTGGAAACCCAGAGGAGACGAGATTCACGTGGTTCCACTCCAATACCTCAGCAATTGGATCTCATCAAAATCTGTCTTTATCTAATGTGCAGCTCGCAGGCGAAGGCTACTACAAATGCAGAGTCAACAACACTATGGACCCTACGGGATGTGCCGCTAAAGAGGGATACGATGAAACAACATTTTTCGTTGATGTGCAAt atCCTGCGAAGATAAGTAGATTTTATGCCGACGGGTCAAATTTCGCGTCCAGTTTAACTATCAACGATAGTCAGACTGTGACGCTACTCTGTCAAGCTGACAGCGACCCTTTAGCAAAACTAGAACTCGTAAATATTACGAAAGGTGATGAGCGCTTATTAATGGACGCGCACACCAACACAATATCCGCTCATTTGTCAAATGCGCGATGTGAATATGATATGGGAATCTACCAATGTAAAGGAAAGAACATCCATAATGCATTTCAACAGGTTCGCAACCTAGAGATCAGGATTACGT GTTCACCAAGACCTTCACCATTTTCGCCACCGATTGCCACAGCTTATAGAAGAAGAAATGCATCAGCTATTTTAACGTTCACTTTCGTGGCCTATCCTCTTCCAAGTGACGTATCAGCATATGTCTGGCGTAAGAAAGTAGATGATGAATGGGTATTACTTCAAAATAACAGCCGATTCCGAATTCGCATATCAAACGACGGTCTGCAGACTAACCTCTCAATATTTCATTTAGAAAATGACGATTTTACAAACTATTCGGTCCGTGTGAACAATCACTTTGGATCTACAGAGCAAACATTTGTCATTCGAGAAAATG AGCAGCCTTCTGTGCCGCAACAACTTCTTGTCGTCGACGCCATGGTGACTCAAAGTTCTATCGCAGTTCAATGGACACCTGGATTTAATGGGGGTGAAGACCAATGGTTCGTGATCGGTTACAAAAAGGCAGCAGATGAATCCTGGACTTACATAAACGTTTCTTCAACAGTTACTCAATTGAATATTGGGGACTTAGTTGCGGGTACCAAGTATGAagtgaaaatgtatgcagagaatATCATAGGCAAATCTGATGATACTACTGTACTAAGTGCAACAACACAACCTGTTATTTCAG ATAACGGATCCTCTCCATCGGTTGGGGCTGCAGTAGGCGGTTCTGTTGCTGGAACTCTCGTGGCAGTCATCTTGGCGGTGCTATGGAAATATAGGAAAGCGTTTAAAC GTAAACCTGGTGAAGCTGCTCATTACGATGACTTGTTCAATAGACa